The following proteins are encoded in a genomic region of Ostrea edulis chromosome 7, xbOstEdul1.1, whole genome shotgun sequence:
- the LOC125654890 gene encoding cystatin-A-like, whose amino-acid sequence MNRLHLLVLGILLAVITESFCIQVPGGLGPQQFAGPGEQALVQKNRNAIIRKMPSYMRGPFGTFKALTFKTQVVQGTNYFIKVRIAGRRPRFIHVRIYTRLNNRSRVDGVKSVNQYEPIMFF is encoded by the exons ATGAACAGACTGCACCTTCTCGTTCTGGGCATCCTATTGGCTGTCATCACAGAAAGCTTCTGCATACAAGTTCCCGGGGGACTCGGTCCTCAACAATTTGCAGGACCAGGAGAGCAGGCTCTTGTACAAAAA AATCGAAATGCTATCATTCGAAAGATGCCATCATACATGCGGGGGCCATTTGGAACATTCAAAGCCTTGACATTTAAGACACAGGTCGTTCAAGGAACGAACTATTTCATCAAG GTGCGTATTGCTGGTCGTCGTCCTCGCTTCATTCACGTCCGAATCTATACTCGACTGAACAACCGTAGCAGAGTGGACGGGGTAAAATCCGTGAACCAATATGAACCCATAATGTTTTTCTAG